DNA sequence from the Streptomyces sp. HUAS 15-9 genome:
CCTCCTCGGCGGCGTCGACGAGGGTGACGTGCACCCCGCGCGCGGCCGCCGCCAGCGACGCGGCGAGGCCCGCCGGGCCCGCCCCGATCACGGCGAGACGCGGTCGCTCAGCCATCGTGATCCGTCCCTTCCCGGGTACGGCCGTCGTCGCCCGTCCCTTCCGCGGTACGGCCGTCGTGGCCGGCCCCTTCCTGTGTACGGATCGTGTCGCCCGGCCTTACCGGAACCAGGCAGGCCCGCTGGTTCGGGCGGCCGTTGACGGTCACCAGGCAGTCGAAGCACACCCCGATCCCGCAGAAGACCCCGCGCGCCCGGCCCTCGCTCCGGGTGGTGCGCCATACGGTCACGCCCGCCGCCCACAGCGCGGCGGCGACCGTATGGCCGGGCAGCGCCTCGATCGTCCGGCCGTCGAACGTCACCGTGAACGCCGGACCCGGTCGCGCTCCGGCCAACTCCAGGGGGTTCATGGGGTGTTCACCTCGTCTCGCGGGAATCGCTCCGGCCTGAACGGCGCGAGGTCCAGCTCCGCCGCCGTGCCGCTCAGCACCTGGGCGATCAAGTGCCCGGTGCCGGTGGCGAGTCCGATGCCCGCGCCCTCGTGCCCGCAGGCGTGGAACAGTCCGGGTACCCGGGGGTCGGGGCCGATGGCGGGCAGATGGTCGGGCAGGTACGGTCGGAAACCCGCGTACGTGCGCAGCGCGCGCACCCGGGCCAGGAACGGGAACAGCCGGGTCGCCCCGGCCGCCAGCGCTCGTACGGCGGGCAGGGAGAACGACCGGTCGAAGCCGACCCGTTCGCGGCTCGCGCCGATCAGGACCGGTCCGGCGGCCGTGCCCTCGACGACCGGTGAGGTCTGCAGCGCGGCCGAGTCGCTGGCGACGTCCGCCACGTAGTCGGCCGCGTACACCTTGTGCCGGACCAGCCGGGGCAGCGGCTCGGTGACCAGGACGAAGCCGCGCCGGGGGAGTACCGGCAGGTGCACGCCCGCCAGACCTGCCAGCTCACCGCCCCAGGTTCCCGCGGCGTTCACCACGGCCGGCGCGTGGATCTCGCCGTGGTCCGTGCGGACCCCGCGCACCGCGCCGCCCGGTGTGCGCGGCACCGCGGTCACGGTCCGGCCGGTGAGGAGGCGGGCGCCCGAGGCACGCAGCAGGTGGGCGGCGGCCAGCGCCGGCATCACCTGGGCGTCCTGCGGATAGTGCACACCGCCCGCGAGGCCGGGTGCCAGATGGGGTTCGAGCAGGTGGAGCCGGTCGGCGCCCACCGCCTCCGCCGTGACTCCGGCCGCCCGCTGCCCGTCCGCGAACCTCTCCAGGGCGGAGAGGCTTTCGGGTGTCTCGGCGACCACGACGCCGCCCTTGGGCTCGTACTCGATCGCGTCGCCCTTCTCCTGCGCCAGCTCGGCCCACAAGCGGCCGGACAGCAGCGCGAGTTCCAGCTCCGGGCCGGGCTCCTTGTCGGAGACGAGCAGATTGCCCTCACCGGCGCCGGTGGTGCCGCCGGCGACGGGACCGCGGTCCACCACCATCACGTCGAGACCGGCCCGTGCGGCGTACAGCGCGCAGGCCGCGCCCACCATTCCGGCACCGACCACCACGACATCGCAGGTCAGTCGCTTCCCCACGCCAGTACTATGTCACATGTCGCTGCGCCTGGGGAGGGTCGCGCCGGAGAGGGTCAGTCGAACTGGCTCGGGTTCGCGGTCGGGGTCTTCCCGGCGAGCACGTCCTGCAGTCGCAGGGCGCCCGCCTCCACGGACGACACGGTGCTGGGGTGATCGGCGCCCGACGGACCGCCGTTGGTGACGGAGGCCCCGGAGGCGCCGACCCGGAGCACGGCGACGTCCTGGGTGAGCGTGACCGGCTGACCGTCCGCGGTGCCCTGCACCGTCACCGTCAGCCCCTGTCTGGCGTCGCCCGCCTTGGGCAGCGGGAGTTCGACGACCTGTACGGTCCGCTCGCTGCCGTCGGAGGCGGTCGCCGTGAACTGGGCGCACTTCTGCGGAAGGCTCTTGAGCCAGTCGAGGGTCTTGTCCACCGACTCCTTGCCGTAGTCGCCGACCTGGTAGAGCAGCCGGTAGTCCACCGCGCTGAAGCCGGTCAGCGCCGACGCGCCGGTCGCCCGCCCCAGCAGCGTGTCGGAGTACATCCCGTCGAGGAGCTTCTGGCAGTCGGCGGCATTGGCCTTCCCGCTGAGGAACTGGGCGACGTCGACCTTGCCGACGAGCAGTTCGTTGCGCCAGGTCGCCGCGTTGTTGACCTGCGTCCAGTCGCCCTCGATATCAGCCTCCGTGATCAGCGCGGCCTTGGCCCCGGGCCCGGTCAGGGCGCGCGTGGCGGACGGCGACGGGGGCCGCTGGGCCGCGGGCGAGGCGGGTGCGGCCTCCGGGGACCCGCTGTCCTCCGAGCAGGAGACCGTGGCCAGGAGCGACCCCGCGGCCAGGGCCGAGGCGAGAACACGTGCGGGACGGTACGGACGCTTCATCGCGGCGGCCTCCAGTGGAACGCGGTACGTCCTTCCACGCCACCACCGCTCCCGGCGGCCGACCAGCGCACCGGGCCGTTCGGGTGAAGCGGTCCGCGGGCGCCCGGACCTGCTCACGTGCGCAGCCCTTCGCGGATGCTCGGCCTTCCGCGGGTGCTCAGCCCACCGCGGGCGCTCAGGTGGAGCCCTTTCCCTTCCCGGGCCCGCCCCGACGGCGATGGCGGAGGTGGAAGCGGTGCCGGTGCCTGTGCCGGTCGTCCCCCCGCGATCCGGCGCGGCCGATGAGTTCGGGCGTCGTGACCTGGACGTTCCGCCCGCGGCAGAGCGGGCAGACCGCGTCGTCGAGCGGCGACCGTACGGGCCGTCCGGCCTCATCGACGTACTCCTGTGTGTCCAGCGAGGTCGGGTCGGTGAAGAACACCACCTGGAAGACGGCCTGCCACACGTATCGGCAGTCCCGGCACGCGAACACGAACGTCTCGGGCACGGCTCCCGGCACCGCACGGGCCCCGGGGCGTGGGTCGTCCGCCATGGGATCCGGCTCCTTCCGCACACATCGGCCCGCTTCCAGCGCACCGCGCCGCCTCCCGTACGGCAACTCGGACACCGTGGGCCGCCGGCCTGACATGATCGGCACCATGGCCCCGCGCATCACGCCCGCCGACATCACGGACATCCAGCAGGTCCTCGCGGACCACTCCCGCTACTGGGGCGGGCGCGATCTGCGCGGGCTGCACCTGCCGGCGCTGGTGCACGAGTTCGGGTCCACCTGCCTCGTCGCGCGCGACGAGGACGGCATCCGCGGATACCTCATCGGCTTCGTCACCCCGGACCGCACCGGTTACGTGCACCTGGTCGCCACCCGCGACGACGTCCGGGGCACCGGCCTGGGCCGCGCCCTGTACGGGGCCTTCACAGACGCGGCCCGTCTACAGGGTGCCGTCCGTCTGAAGGCGATCACGACGGTCGGCAACGAGGGCTCGGTCGCCTTCCACCGCGGTCTCGGTTTCGACGTACGGGTGGAGGAGGCGTACAACGGGCCCGGTCAGCCTCGGGTGGTCTTCAGCCGGGCCCTGTAGGCGGGCGCCCGCGAGGCGCCGTGCGGCCGAGGACGTCCCCCTCCCCCGAAGGTGACGTCCTCGGACCGCTCCCCCGGCGCCGGACTGTGGCCCGGACATCCGCGTCGCGGCCTGTGCTGTCACCAGCACATGACGGCCGTCTCGCCCGAACCCCACGTGGAGTACTGGCGGACGCGGACGACATAGCGGCGGCCCCTGACGAGCCGTACCTCGATCGTCGCGTTGTGCGGTGCGCCCCCGTCGTCCCGGCCGCAGAGGTAGCGCGGCTCGCCGTCGCGCTCCTCGAAGACCACGACCACACCGTCTCCGTCCCCGAAGGTGCCCACCGTGTACTCACGGGTCTCCGGCGGCTCGACGGCGAAGTCGGCCTGCTCGCCCGGGCCGAGGCGCAGCGGCACCGAGCGGAACGGCACCAGTGCGGCCGGCCGGGGCCGGTCCGCCGGCGGGTACCAGCGCAGCACGAACTCCTTGTCGGCCGGGGACAGCGTCCCGGGCGGGTGCAGCCCCCCGCGGAACTGCTCCGGCTCCAGGATCAGCCCCGACGAGAAGGGGTACTCCATGATCGACTGCGGGTCCCACACCGAGCCGTTGACCTCGGCCGGATCCAGCTTGCGCAGGATGTTGTGGAACGTCCTGTCCCGGCTCCAGTGGTTCGGGGGCCCCGCCAGATCGGCGTACACGGCCTCGTCGTCCCAGTGGATGCCGGCGAAGGGGCTCTGGTGCTCGTGCAGCATGCCGAGCGCGTGCCCGATCTCGTGCAGGGCCGTGCCGCGCTGTCCGGGCGCGGTCAGGTCCCAGCCCAGGTTCATGGTGCGTTCGTTCAGACCGGTCGAGAGCGCGTCCCGGCCCACCGTCGACCAGGAACCGTCACCGATCTGGAACCCGATCCTGAACTCCGCCTCGCGGCGGTCGGAGACCTCGGCGAACGACACCCCGATGCCGAGGTCCCGCCACTCCTGGAAGCACTCGCGCACGACGTCCTGCTGCTCCTTCGCGCCCGCCCACGAAATCCGGCGGGTCTCCCCGGTCCCCGGGACGGGGATCACCGAGGCGTCGGCGTCGGAGTCGAAGAAGTAGTAGTGCAGAACCGTGCCGTTGACCCACATCCGGCTTCCGCTCAGCAGCGCGCTCAGGCGTTCGGCGGCCAGCCCCGGTGGAAAGGACGGGGCCGACTGCTGCGCGAGCGAGCAGTAGCGCTGGGTCATGCGCCCAGCCTGCCGCCGGCCCTGTCCCGGCGCCTGAGTCGAGGGCTGCTCAAGTCCCCCTGTATCAGGAGTGAGTATGCGGGCTCTTGATGTCGTGACGACTTACGCACAGGACGCGAAGACCCTGGAACTGCCCTGGCCGTTCACCGGCCGGGAGGACGAACTGGAGCTGATCCGCCGGTCCTTGACCGCGGGACGCCACGGCATCGTGGTGACCGGGCCGGCGGGCTGCGGCAAGACCCGGCTCGTCACGGAGGCCCTGCGCGGCACCGACGGGGCCCGGGTGACCGGGACGCCCGAGTCCCATGGGCTGTCCTTCGCCGCGTTCGCGCACCTGTTGCCCGAGTCGGTCTCGCTGCACCGTGCGGTGCACATCCTGTCCGGCGTACGACTGCTCGTGGTGGACGACGCCCATCTGCTCGACGAGGCCTCCGCCGCCCTGGTCCACCAGCTCGCCGTGCACGGCCGTACCCGTCTGGTCGTGGTCGCCGCGGACGGCGCCCCGGTGCCCGGCGCGGTGTCCCGGCTGTGGAGGGGTGAACTTCTGCCGCGGCTGGCCCTGGAGCCGCTGCCCCGCGAGGACACGGCCCGGCTGCTCGCCCTGGGCTGCGCCCTGGAGCGGCTCACCGTGAACCGGCTGCACCGGGTTTGCCTGGGCGACCTGCGGCTGCTGCGCGATCTGCTGGGCGCGGTGCGCGAGTCCGGGCTGCTGACCCGCGTACCGGACACGGACGAATGGGCGTGGCGGGGGCCGCTCCCGGTGACCCCCACCGTGCGCGAGCGCACCGCCCCGGTCCTGGACCGCCGTGGTCCCGAGGAGCGGGAGACCCTGGAACGCCTCGCCTTCGCCGGACCCGTGCCACCGCGGCTGGACGACCTAGACCTCGCGGCCCTGGAACGCCTGGAGGCGGACGGCCTGATCCGGGTGAACGACCGGGGTGCCGCCCACCTGACCCACCCCCTGCACGGCCCGGCACTGCGGGCCGCCGCCGGACGGCTGCGGGCCCGACGGCTGGCCCGCACACCGCAGCAGTGCCGGGCGGCCCTGGAGGCCGAACGGGACGCGCTGGCCCGGGGGATGGAGGACATGGACGTACGGGGGACGCCGGCGCCCGTGGGGGAGTGGCTGGCGGAGGAGGGCGCGCCGGTGCCGGCCGGCTACGCGGCCGTACGCGCCCGGTACACGCGGCTCAGGGGGGAGCTGCGGGAGGCGGCGGCCTGGGCGAGGGAGGGGCTGCGGTGGGTGCCGGACGACGTGTCCTGCCGCGGTGAACTCGCCCGGGCTTCCGCGCAGTTGGGCGAGGTCACGGGAGCGGACGAGGCGACCGTGGCCCGGGGTGACGTCGACGACGCCGCGCGGGCGGCCGCCGGGGACGACGTGTACGCCCGCTACGACGCCGTACGGCTCGGCACGCCCGAGCGGGCCGCCGGACGGCTGCCGGCCGGCGGGGTGTTCGCCCGCCATGCCGACGCGCTGGCCCGCGGGGACGGTGCCGCGCTGGACCGTGCCGCCGAGGTCCTGGAGGAGCGCGGCTTCCTGCTGTTCGCGGCCGAGGCGCATGCCCAGGCCGTACGCGCGCACCGCGACCCGCGTGCCGCCCGCACCTCCCGCACCCGCGCGGTCGCCCTCGCCCGCCGCTGCCAGGGTGCCCGCACCCCGGCCCTGGCAGGCCTGGTCCTCGGCGAACTCACCGCCCGGCAGCGGCAGATCGTCACCCTCGCGGCAGCCGGGCTGAGCAACCGCCAGATCGCCGAACAGCTGACCCTGTCGATCCGCACCGTCGGCAACCACCTCTACGGCGCCTACGCCCGTCTCGGTGCGGCCGACCGCGGCGCCCTGCCCTGGCTGGTCGACCTGCCGGCCACCGAGTCGGCCTGAGGCTTGCCCGGGGCGGGTGGGCGCGAGCCCGGTGGCGGGTGGTGCGTCTCGTCCGCCCCTCGCCTCGCGCCGTCCCGAAAGCCGCGAACGGCCTCATGCCGCCCCGAACGCCGCGAACGCCCAGCCCGTCGCCTGGTGCACCGCGTCGCCGGGCAGTGCGAAGCGGGCGTCGCGGAGGGCCTCGGCCAGGGAGAGGCCGGCGCTCAGGCCCTTGTGCAGGGCGAGCATCAACGGCACCACCGCGGCGTCGTTGACCGGTGCGCTGCTCGCCACCACCCCGGCCGTGCCCAGCGGCAGCAGTGCCGTGACCAGACCGAGCAGCTCATCGGCGCCGACCGAGGCGAGCCGGGCGGTGTCGCAGCTGGACAGGATGATCCGGTACGGGCTGCGGTCGAGACGCTCGAAGTCATGCACGATCAGCGGGCCGTCGGCCATCCGCAGCGAGGAGAACAGGGGGCTGTCCGCCCGGAACGTGCCGTGCGCCGCGATAT
Encoded proteins:
- a CDS encoding GNAT family N-acetyltransferase — its product is MAPRITPADITDIQQVLADHSRYWGGRDLRGLHLPALVHEFGSTCLVARDEDGIRGYLIGFVTPDRTGYVHLVATRDDVRGTGLGRALYGAFTDAARLQGAVRLKAITTVGNEGSVAFHRGLGFDVRVEEAYNGPGQPRVVFSRAL
- a CDS encoding NAD(P)/FAD-dependent oxidoreductase, which encodes MGKRLTCDVVVVGAGMVGAACALYAARAGLDVMVVDRGPVAGGTTGAGEGNLLVSDKEPGPELELALLSGRLWAELAQEKGDAIEYEPKGGVVVAETPESLSALERFADGQRAAGVTAEAVGADRLHLLEPHLAPGLAGGVHYPQDAQVMPALAAAHLLRASGARLLTGRTVTAVPRTPGGAVRGVRTDHGEIHAPAVVNAAGTWGGELAGLAGVHLPVLPRRGFVLVTEPLPRLVRHKVYAADYVADVASDSAALQTSPVVEGTAAGPVLIGASRERVGFDRSFSLPAVRALAAGATRLFPFLARVRALRTYAGFRPYLPDHLPAIGPDPRVPGLFHACGHEGAGIGLATGTGHLIAQVLSGTAAELDLAPFRPERFPRDEVNTP
- the absR1 gene encoding beta-glucuronidase AbsR1 — translated: MTQRYCSLAQQSAPSFPPGLAAERLSALLSGSRMWVNGTVLHYYFFDSDADASVIPVPGTGETRRISWAGAKEQQDVVRECFQEWRDLGIGVSFAEVSDRREAEFRIGFQIGDGSWSTVGRDALSTGLNERTMNLGWDLTAPGQRGTALHEIGHALGMLHEHQSPFAGIHWDDEAVYADLAGPPNHWSRDRTFHNILRKLDPAEVNGSVWDPQSIMEYPFSSGLILEPEQFRGGLHPPGTLSPADKEFVLRWYPPADRPRPAALVPFRSVPLRLGPGEQADFAVEPPETREYTVGTFGDGDGVVVVFEERDGEPRYLCGRDDGGAPHNATIEVRLVRGRRYVVRVRQYSTWGSGETAVMCW
- a CDS encoding LuxR family transcriptional regulator AbsR2, with protein sequence MRALDVVTTYAQDAKTLELPWPFTGREDELELIRRSLTAGRHGIVVTGPAGCGKTRLVTEALRGTDGARVTGTPESHGLSFAAFAHLLPESVSLHRAVHILSGVRLLVVDDAHLLDEASAALVHQLAVHGRTRLVVVAADGAPVPGAVSRLWRGELLPRLALEPLPREDTARLLALGCALERLTVNRLHRVCLGDLRLLRDLLGAVRESGLLTRVPDTDEWAWRGPLPVTPTVRERTAPVLDRRGPEERETLERLAFAGPVPPRLDDLDLAALERLEADGLIRVNDRGAAHLTHPLHGPALRAAAGRLRARRLARTPQQCRAALEAERDALARGMEDMDVRGTPAPVGEWLAEEGAPVPAGYAAVRARYTRLRGELREAAAWAREGLRWVPDDVSCRGELARASAQLGEVTGADEATVARGDVDDAARAAAGDDVYARYDAVRLGTPERAAGRLPAGGVFARHADALARGDGAALDRAAEVLEERGFLLFAAEAHAQAVRAHRDPRAARTSRTRAVALARRCQGARTPALAGLVLGELTARQRQIVTLAAAGLSNRQIAEQLTLSIRTVGNHLYGAYARLGAADRGALPWLVDLPATESA